One region of Miscanthus floridulus cultivar M001 chromosome 19, ASM1932011v1, whole genome shotgun sequence genomic DNA includes:
- the LOC136525851 gene encoding probable galactinol--sucrose galactosyltransferase 6, with the protein MSVWLIVLSSPSASDCCSRILASSTLSRSLPSPAAFRSLMIPFIMSSYLRCSRFILPTTPCGSSHASAEAAAAYVVFLPLVEGAFRASLQGGAGDALELCVESGDADTPAACFERALFVGATESDPFAAISGVVAAAKSSLRTFRVRAEKKLPGIVDYFGWCTCDAFYQDVTQEGVETGLRSLIAGGAPPKFVIIDDGWQFPKVSPKPGTAEHYRSSMQFPKVSPGVMENEPGMKTDVLTVQGLGLVHPRTVYRFYDELHAYLAAAGVDGVKVDVQCILETLGAGHGGRVQLTRQYHQALDASIAKNFPENGIIACMSHNTDALYWYA; encoded by the coding sequence ATGTCAGTCTGGTTGATCGTGCTGTCCTCGCCGTCCGCGAGCGACTGCTGCTCCCGCATCCTGGCCAGCAGCACGCTGAGCAGGTCCTTGCCTTCCCCGGCGGCCTTCCGCTCCCTGATGATCCCGTTCATCATGTCGTCGTACCTGCGGTGCAGCCGCTTCATCTTGCCGACCACGCCCTGCGGGTCGAGCCACGCCAGCGCCGAGGCCGCGGCGGCGTACGTCGTGTTCCTGCCCCTCGTGGAGGGCGCGTTCCGTGCCAGCCTCCAAGGCGGCGCCGGCGACGCGCTGGAGCTCTGCGTCGAGAGCGGGGACGCCGACACGCCCGCCGCGTGCTTCGAGCGCGCGCTCTTCGTGGGCGCCACGGAGTCCGACCCCTTTGCGGCCATCTCcggcgtcgtcgccgccgccaagTCCTCGCTCAGGACGTTCCGGGTCCGCGCCGAGAAGAAGCTTCCGGGCATCGTCGACTACTTCGGCTGGTGCACCTGTGACGCCTTCTACCAGGACGTCACCCAGGAGGGCGTTGAGACCGGGCTCCGCAGCCTCATCGCCGGCGGCGCGCCGCCCAAGTTCGTCATCATCGACGACGGCTGGCAGTTCCCCAAGGTCTCGCCCAAGCCCGGGACGGCGGAGCACTACCGCTCCAGCATGCAGTTCCCCAAGGTCTCGCCGGGCGTCATGGAGAACGAGCCCGGCATGAAGACCGACGTGCTCACCGTGCAGGGGCTCGGCCTCGTGCACCCGCGCACCGTGTACCGCTTCTACGACGAGCTCCACGCGTacctcgccgccgccggagtCGACGGCGTCAAGGTGGACGTGCAGTGCATCCTGGAGACGCTCGGCGCGGGCCACGGCGGCCGCGTGCAGCTCACCAGGCAGTACCACCAGGCGCTCGACGCCTCCATCGCAAAGAACTTCCCGGAGAACGGCATCATCGCCTGCATGAGCCACAACACCGACGCCCTCTACTGGTACGCG
- the LOC136527634 gene encoding uncharacterized protein isoform X1 produces the protein MHRAMRLRCLLRTPLWREPAANPAAASSGGDSALVRRLGAPPWPCGEKRRLCRFYSSKEGVGSAEAAGSGGGGSGSREQEHARLGERDQQEWLSGERFITGCKRRESPFLTKRDRFRNEFLRRVVPWDKTGISWNSFPYYVDQNARQLLGECVASHLRHKDVALEYGSRLQSSSGRILLQSLPGTELYRERFVRALANELCAPLLVLDSSVLAPYDCGEDCSESEGEDNHSEVEDKGSESEVDGEGDEESAESDDDDSIKSVADLKKLVPCTLEEFAKRVAGIQESSSAAESSGTAELSEEEKRSLQKGDRVKYIGASVIVEADNRIILGKVPTQDGSKNAYTFISGRTLSNGQRGEVYEINGDQVAVIFDPPEEVADCNEDEAKKEQNAKPAVYWVDSQDIEHDHDTQAEDWHIAIEALCEVLPSLQPAIVYFPDSSQWLSRAVPRSNRREFVEKVEKMFDQLTGSLVLICGQNIVEASTAAPKDKEPKTLLFHNLSRLSPLSSSLKQLVGGLKGRKPSRSSDITKLFKNRIFIPLPKDDEQLRVFNNQIAKDRKIIISRHNLVELHKVLEEHELLCEDLLHVKSEGIALTKQKAEMVVGWARSHYLSSAVNPSIKGDRLIIPRESLDLAIGRLKEQEAFNKRPSENMKILAKDEYERNFISAVVPPNEIGVKFDDIGALEDVKKTLDELVTLPMRRPELFSHGNLLRPCKGILLFGPPGTGKTLLAKALATEAGANFISITGSTLTSKWFGDAEKLTKSLFSFASRLAPVIIFVDEVDSLLGARGGAFEHEATRRMRNEFMAAWDGLRSKENQRVLILGATNRPFDLDDAVIRRLPRRILVDLPDAQNRMKILRILLAKENLESDFRFDELANATEGYSGSDLKNLCIAAAYRPVHELLEQENKGDMGSTKTSLRALKLDDLVQAKAKISPSVAFDATSMNELRKWNEQYGEGGSRSKSPFGFGS, from the exons ATGCATCGCGCGATGCGGCTGCGCTGCCTCCTGCGCACGCCGCTCTGGCGCGAGCCCGCCGCCAACCCCGCGGCAGCGTCCAGCGGTGGGGATAGCGCCCTGGTGAGGAGGCTCGGCGCGCCACCGTGGCCGTGCGGCGAGAAGCGGCGGCTGTGCCGGTTCTACAGCTCGAAGGAGGGCGTCGGCAGCGCGGAGGCGgcggggagcggcggcggcggcagcggcagcagagAGCAGGAGCACGCGCGGCTCGGGGAGAGGGATCAGCAGGAGTGGCTCAGCGGCGAGCGGTTCATCACCGGCTGCAAGCGGCGGGAGTCGCCGTTCCTCACCAAGCGGGATCGCTTCCGCAACGAGTTCCTGCGCCGCGTCGTGCCGTGGGACAAGACCGGCATCTCGTGGAACAGCTTCCCGTACTACGTCGA TCAGAATGCGAGGCAGCTGCTGGGCGAGTGCGTGGCATCGCACCTGCGGCACAAGGATGTAGCTCTGGAGTACGGTTCAAGGCTGCAGTCCTCCAGTGGGAGGATATTGCTCCAGAGCTTGCCAG GGACTGAACTCTACCGCGAGAGATTTGTGAGGGCTCTTGCCAATGAGTTGTGTGCACCATTATTGGTTCTGGACAGCAGTGTTCTAGCACCATAT GATTGTGGCGAAGACTGTTcagagagtgagggagaggatAATCATTCAGAGGTAGAGGATAAAGGTTCAGAATCAGAGGTCGATGGTGAAGGTGATGAGGAATCTGCTGAAAGTGATGATGACGATTCTATTAAATCGGTGGCAGACCTAAAGAAGCTAGTTCCATGCACTCTTGAGGAATTTGCCAAG AGAGTTGCTGGTATACAGGAAAGTTCTTCAGCAGCAGAATCCTCTGGCACTGCTGAGTTATCCGAAGAAGAGAAGAGGTCTCTTCAAAAGG GAGATAGGGTCAAGTACATTGGAGCATCGGTGATTGTTGAAGCAGATAATAG GATCATTTTGGGGAAAGTACCAACtcaagatggctcaaagaatgcCTATACCTTTATTAGTGGCAG AACTTTATCAAATGGACAGCGTGGAGAGGTGTATGAGATCAATGGTGACCAAGTGGCTGTTATATTTGACCCTCCTGAGGAGGTGGCTGATtgtaatgaagatgaagcaaaGAAAGAGCAAAATGCTAAACCAGCAGTTTATTGGGTTGACA GTCAGGATATCGAGCATGACCATGACACTCAGGCAGAAGATTGGCATATCGCAATCGAAGCACTTTGTGAG GTACTGCCATCTTTACAACCAGCCATTGTTTATTTTCCAGACAGTTCCCAGTGGTTGTCTAGGGCAGTTCCAAGATCAAATCGCAGAGAATTTGTTGAAAAGGTTGAGAAAATGTTTGACCAGCTTACTGGATCTTTAGTATTGATATGTGGGCAGAACATAGTGGAGGCATCAACAGCAGCACCTAAGGATAAAGAACCT AAGACACTGCTGTTCCATAATCTGTCTCGCCTGTCTCCACTG TCATCGTCCTTGAAGCAGCTGGTAGGGGGCCTAAAAGGACGGAAGCCTTCAAGGTCCAGTGATATAACAAAGCTTTTCAAAAACAGAATCTTTATTCCTCTTCCAAAG GATGACGAGCAACTGAGAGTTTTCAATAACCAGATCGCGAAGGACAGAAAAATAATCATTTCAAGGCATAACCTTGTAGAGTTGCacaag GTGCTTGAGGAACATGAACTTTTGTGCGAGGATCTTCTGCATGTAAAGTCAGAGGGTATTGCTTTGACGAAACAAA AAGCAGAGATGGTTGTTGGATGGGCTAGGAGTCACTATTTATCATCAGCAGTTAATCCTTCCATAAAGGGTGACAGGCTGATCATTCCTCGTGAAAG CCTGGATCTAGCTATTGGGAGGTTGAAGGAGCAGGAGGCTTTCAATAAGAGGCCGTCTGAAAACATGAAG ATTTTGGCTAAAGATGAGTATGAGCGCAATTTCATTTCAGCAGTTGTACCTCCCAATGAGATTGGTGTTAAGTTTGATGATATTGGTGCTCTTGAGGATGTCAAGAAGACACTGGATGAACTTGTTACTCTTCCAATGAGGAGGCCAGAACTTTTTTCACATGGGAACTTGTTAAGG CCCTGCAAAGGTATATTGCTTTTTGGTCCTCCTGGAACAGGAAAAACACTTTTGGCAAAGGCACTTGCTACAGAAGCTGGAGCAAATTTTATAAGCATAACTGGTTCTACTCTCACATCAAAG TGGTTTGGAGATGCTGAGAAGCTCACCAAGTCCCTTTTCTCTTTTGCTAGTCGACTGGCTCCTGTTATAATATTTGTGGATGAG GTTGACAGCTTACTTGGTGCAAGAGGTGGTGCATTTGAGCACGAAGCGACGAGAAGGATGAGAAATGAATTTATGGCAGCTTGGGATGGCCTAAGGTCTAAAGAGAACCAAAGGGTCCTTATTCTTGGTGCAACCAACCGCCCATTTGATCTGGATGATGCAGTAATACGACGTTTACCTAGGAG GATATTAGTTGACCTGCCGGATGCACAGAATCGGATGAAAATTCTAAGAATTTTACTTGCCAAAGAAAACCTAGAATCTGATTTTAGATTTGATGAACTTGCTAATGCAACTGAGGGTTACTCCGGGAGTGATTTGAAG AATCTATGCATAGCTGCAGCATATAGGCCAGTTCATGAACTTCTAGAACAAGAAAATAAG GGAGATATGGGTAGCACGAAAACTTCATTAAGAGCACTTAAATTGGATGACTTGGTGCAAGCAAAAGCCAAG ATAAGCCCATCTGTTGCTTTTGACGCGACAAGCATGAACGAACTAAGAAAGTGGAATGAGCAGTATGGGGAAGGTGGCAGCAGAAGCAAATCACCATTCGGGTTCGGGAGCTAA
- the LOC136527634 gene encoding uncharacterized protein isoform X2 codes for MHRAMRLRCLLRTPLWREPAANPAAASSGGDSALVRRLGAPPWPCGEKRRLCRFYSSKEGVGSAEAAGSGGGGSGSREQEHARLGERDQQEWLSGERFITGCKRRESPFLTKRDRFRNEFLRRVVPWDKTGISWNSFPYYVDQNARQLLGECVASHLRHKDVALEYGSRLQSSSGRILLQSLPGTELYRERFVRALANELCAPLLVLDSSVLAPYDCGEDCSESEGEDNHSEVEDKGSESEVDGEGDEESAESDDDDSIKSVADLKKLVPCTLEEFAKRVAGIQESSSAAESSGTAELSEEEKRSLQKGDRVKYIGASVIVEADNRTLSNGQRGEVYEINGDQVAVIFDPPEEVADCNEDEAKKEQNAKPAVYWVDSQDIEHDHDTQAEDWHIAIEALCEVLPSLQPAIVYFPDSSQWLSRAVPRSNRREFVEKVEKMFDQLTGSLVLICGQNIVEASTAAPKDKEPKTLLFHNLSRLSPLSSSLKQLVGGLKGRKPSRSSDITKLFKNRIFIPLPKDDEQLRVFNNQIAKDRKIIISRHNLVELHKVLEEHELLCEDLLHVKSEGIALTKQKAEMVVGWARSHYLSSAVNPSIKGDRLIIPRESLDLAIGRLKEQEAFNKRPSENMKILAKDEYERNFISAVVPPNEIGVKFDDIGALEDVKKTLDELVTLPMRRPELFSHGNLLRPCKGILLFGPPGTGKTLLAKALATEAGANFISITGSTLTSKWFGDAEKLTKSLFSFASRLAPVIIFVDEVDSLLGARGGAFEHEATRRMRNEFMAAWDGLRSKENQRVLILGATNRPFDLDDAVIRRLPRRILVDLPDAQNRMKILRILLAKENLESDFRFDELANATEGYSGSDLKNLCIAAAYRPVHELLEQENKGDMGSTKTSLRALKLDDLVQAKAKISPSVAFDATSMNELRKWNEQYGEGGSRSKSPFGFGS; via the exons ATGCATCGCGCGATGCGGCTGCGCTGCCTCCTGCGCACGCCGCTCTGGCGCGAGCCCGCCGCCAACCCCGCGGCAGCGTCCAGCGGTGGGGATAGCGCCCTGGTGAGGAGGCTCGGCGCGCCACCGTGGCCGTGCGGCGAGAAGCGGCGGCTGTGCCGGTTCTACAGCTCGAAGGAGGGCGTCGGCAGCGCGGAGGCGgcggggagcggcggcggcggcagcggcagcagagAGCAGGAGCACGCGCGGCTCGGGGAGAGGGATCAGCAGGAGTGGCTCAGCGGCGAGCGGTTCATCACCGGCTGCAAGCGGCGGGAGTCGCCGTTCCTCACCAAGCGGGATCGCTTCCGCAACGAGTTCCTGCGCCGCGTCGTGCCGTGGGACAAGACCGGCATCTCGTGGAACAGCTTCCCGTACTACGTCGA TCAGAATGCGAGGCAGCTGCTGGGCGAGTGCGTGGCATCGCACCTGCGGCACAAGGATGTAGCTCTGGAGTACGGTTCAAGGCTGCAGTCCTCCAGTGGGAGGATATTGCTCCAGAGCTTGCCAG GGACTGAACTCTACCGCGAGAGATTTGTGAGGGCTCTTGCCAATGAGTTGTGTGCACCATTATTGGTTCTGGACAGCAGTGTTCTAGCACCATAT GATTGTGGCGAAGACTGTTcagagagtgagggagaggatAATCATTCAGAGGTAGAGGATAAAGGTTCAGAATCAGAGGTCGATGGTGAAGGTGATGAGGAATCTGCTGAAAGTGATGATGACGATTCTATTAAATCGGTGGCAGACCTAAAGAAGCTAGTTCCATGCACTCTTGAGGAATTTGCCAAG AGAGTTGCTGGTATACAGGAAAGTTCTTCAGCAGCAGAATCCTCTGGCACTGCTGAGTTATCCGAAGAAGAGAAGAGGTCTCTTCAAAAGG GAGATAGGGTCAAGTACATTGGAGCATCGGTGATTGTTGAAGCAGATAATAG AACTTTATCAAATGGACAGCGTGGAGAGGTGTATGAGATCAATGGTGACCAAGTGGCTGTTATATTTGACCCTCCTGAGGAGGTGGCTGATtgtaatgaagatgaagcaaaGAAAGAGCAAAATGCTAAACCAGCAGTTTATTGGGTTGACA GTCAGGATATCGAGCATGACCATGACACTCAGGCAGAAGATTGGCATATCGCAATCGAAGCACTTTGTGAG GTACTGCCATCTTTACAACCAGCCATTGTTTATTTTCCAGACAGTTCCCAGTGGTTGTCTAGGGCAGTTCCAAGATCAAATCGCAGAGAATTTGTTGAAAAGGTTGAGAAAATGTTTGACCAGCTTACTGGATCTTTAGTATTGATATGTGGGCAGAACATAGTGGAGGCATCAACAGCAGCACCTAAGGATAAAGAACCT AAGACACTGCTGTTCCATAATCTGTCTCGCCTGTCTCCACTG TCATCGTCCTTGAAGCAGCTGGTAGGGGGCCTAAAAGGACGGAAGCCTTCAAGGTCCAGTGATATAACAAAGCTTTTCAAAAACAGAATCTTTATTCCTCTTCCAAAG GATGACGAGCAACTGAGAGTTTTCAATAACCAGATCGCGAAGGACAGAAAAATAATCATTTCAAGGCATAACCTTGTAGAGTTGCacaag GTGCTTGAGGAACATGAACTTTTGTGCGAGGATCTTCTGCATGTAAAGTCAGAGGGTATTGCTTTGACGAAACAAA AAGCAGAGATGGTTGTTGGATGGGCTAGGAGTCACTATTTATCATCAGCAGTTAATCCTTCCATAAAGGGTGACAGGCTGATCATTCCTCGTGAAAG CCTGGATCTAGCTATTGGGAGGTTGAAGGAGCAGGAGGCTTTCAATAAGAGGCCGTCTGAAAACATGAAG ATTTTGGCTAAAGATGAGTATGAGCGCAATTTCATTTCAGCAGTTGTACCTCCCAATGAGATTGGTGTTAAGTTTGATGATATTGGTGCTCTTGAGGATGTCAAGAAGACACTGGATGAACTTGTTACTCTTCCAATGAGGAGGCCAGAACTTTTTTCACATGGGAACTTGTTAAGG CCCTGCAAAGGTATATTGCTTTTTGGTCCTCCTGGAACAGGAAAAACACTTTTGGCAAAGGCACTTGCTACAGAAGCTGGAGCAAATTTTATAAGCATAACTGGTTCTACTCTCACATCAAAG TGGTTTGGAGATGCTGAGAAGCTCACCAAGTCCCTTTTCTCTTTTGCTAGTCGACTGGCTCCTGTTATAATATTTGTGGATGAG GTTGACAGCTTACTTGGTGCAAGAGGTGGTGCATTTGAGCACGAAGCGACGAGAAGGATGAGAAATGAATTTATGGCAGCTTGGGATGGCCTAAGGTCTAAAGAGAACCAAAGGGTCCTTATTCTTGGTGCAACCAACCGCCCATTTGATCTGGATGATGCAGTAATACGACGTTTACCTAGGAG GATATTAGTTGACCTGCCGGATGCACAGAATCGGATGAAAATTCTAAGAATTTTACTTGCCAAAGAAAACCTAGAATCTGATTTTAGATTTGATGAACTTGCTAATGCAACTGAGGGTTACTCCGGGAGTGATTTGAAG AATCTATGCATAGCTGCAGCATATAGGCCAGTTCATGAACTTCTAGAACAAGAAAATAAG GGAGATATGGGTAGCACGAAAACTTCATTAAGAGCACTTAAATTGGATGACTTGGTGCAAGCAAAAGCCAAG ATAAGCCCATCTGTTGCTTTTGACGCGACAAGCATGAACGAACTAAGAAAGTGGAATGAGCAGTATGGGGAAGGTGGCAGCAGAAGCAAATCACCATTCGGGTTCGGGAGCTAA
- the LOC136525850 gene encoding flavonoid 3'-monooxygenase CYP75B3-like — translation MCALAKEYGPLFRLRFGSADVVVAASARVAAQFLRAHDANFSNRPPNSGAEHVAYNYQDLVFAPYGCRWRALRKLCALHLFSANALDDLRGVREGKVALMVRELARHQHAPVVLGQVANVCATNTLAQATVGRRVFAFDGGEEAREFKDMVVELMQLAGVFNVGDFVPVLAWLDPQGVVGKMKRLHRRYDDMMNGIIRERKAAGEGKDLLSVLLARMREQQPLADGEDSRINETDIKALLLVTLCRLGCLLGRSAPAMHMHACSDTVDCHVRLKK, via the exons ATGTGCGCGCTTGCGAAAGAGTACGGCCCGCTGTTCCGGCTCAG GTTCGGCAGCGCCGATGTGGTGGTGGCCGCGTCGGCGCGGGTGGCGGCGCAGTTCCTGCGTGCCCACGACGCCAACTTCAGCAACCGCCCTCCAAACTCCGGAGCCGAGCACGTGGCCTACAACTACCAGGACCTGGTGTTCGCGCCCTACGGCTGCAGGTGGCGCGCGCTGCGGAAGCTGTGCGCGCTCCACCTCTTCTCCGCCAATGCCCTGGACGACCTGCGCGGCGTCAGGGAGGGCAAGGTGGCGCTCATGGTGAGGGAGCTCGCCCGGCACCAGCACGCCCCCGTGGTGCTGGGCCAGGTGGCCAACGTCTGCGCAACCAACACGCTGGCCCAGGCGACGGTGGGGCGGCGCGTGTTCGCGTTCGACGGAGGGGAGGAAGCCAGGGAGTTCAAGGACATGGTGGTGGAGCTGATGCAGCTCGCCGGGGTCTTCAACGTCGGCGACTTCGTGCCGGTGCTGGCGTGGCTCGACCCGCAGGGCGTGGTCGGCAAGATGAAGCGGCTGCACCGCAGGTACGACGACATGATGAACGGGATCATCAGGGAGCGGAAGGCCGCCGGGGAAGGCAAGGACCTGCTCAGCGTGCTGCTGGCCAGGATGCGGGAGCAGCAGCCGCTTGCGGACGGCGAGGACAGCAGGATCAACGAGACTGACATCAAAGCACTCCTCCTCGTCACGCTATGCAGGCTGGGCTGCTTGCTCGGCCGTTCCGCTCCcgccatgcatatgcatgcatgcagcgaCACCGTGGACTGCCACGtcagattaaaaaaataa